DNA sequence from the Antedon mediterranea chromosome 7, ecAntMedi1.1, whole genome shotgun sequence genome:
tattgatcATTAATGTATTATTCATACCATTTTATAAGTATTGTTTGAATATACTTACGCCATCACTACCCTTCCCAACAATGGTTGATCGTATGTTTTTTTTGTCGTGTTTTTAGTCTGTGAAATGAAAAGTTGAGTATCAAGGCTTAGCCTAGCCTCAAACAGATATAAACATGTCAAGACAAGGTAGCAGAACAACAGACTCCAAAAAAGTGGTATGTATTGCAGCTTTATAGCCTAGGTTATTCaggtattattttataattacgaTGTTTGCACGATTTTATAACTAATTCGTTGctttttagttaggcctagcatATCCAATACAATAATGTGGTACGCTTCATTTTTAGTTGCAGTGGACCAGCTGCAGTTAACCGGATAGAATCTGAGTAAGCGTCCTACTAACCCAGGCCTAGCCCTGCACTCTTTAGctataatttattttagaaGCACCTAAGCAggaatgtaatattaataataggtaGATTATATGTCCTagagctagcctaggctagatagattttttaacatttagatTCTACTATTATGACTATGTAACTATATGGGTTTTTCTTTGCCCAATGGTAATTTATATTGTACTTATTGAATCATTTAACttcaacaatttttattttgttttaatagagTCAAGAACTATTCACCCTTACATATGGATCTCTTGTAGCACAACTTGTCAAAGACTATGAAAGTGATGAAGAAGTCAACAAACAACTTGATAAAATGTAAGAAGAAAACATCAAACACCATACTactaattacagtaattaaatattacataCATGTACTTATTACTGAGGTGGATTTCTTACAGTAATATACCTCAGAAATAAGCAgcctgtaaagctctgtctacactatcaaactcctttgacaaaaaaagtgtgatgtgcccaaatacggttgtgatatgacatcatcatgtccatatatgtgcacctcacataaaatttgatagtgttagacagagctttattggTGGGTCAAAAAAACCTTAAGAATTTCACCCCCTGCAAGGACTTCTCTACTATCTTTTTGTATCTATCTTTACAATCTCGATATAGGGGTTACAATATTGGTGTACGACTAGTAGAAGATTTTCTTTCTCGTTCAAACGTTGGAAGGTGCCATGATTTTAGAGAAACAGCGGATGTAATCGCAAAAGTAAGTAGTTACACATTTAACATAGGTgtagatacatttaatataatattttccatCCATCTAtagtaagctctgtctacactatcaaactttatgtgacaaaaaaatgtgatgtgcccatatatggacatgatgatgtcatatcactactatttggacacatcacaccttttttgtcaaactagtttgatagtgtagacagagcttaagaagaaTGTGTTGAAAAATGTATTCATGATCTACCAATTCAGATGATGAACAAAGGACTATGGCATTGCATTGTGAGCTCCATCTTAGATGATGAGGATATTATTCAGATGGAATAATtctcatttaattatttttgttttttagaatGGTTTTAAGATGTTCCTGGGTATAACACCAACAGTGGCAAATTGGAGTGCCGGTGGCGATGAATTTTCTCTCATATTGGACAACAACCCACTCACAGATTTTGTGGAGCTACCTGAGGAGCACAACAACCTTAATTATTCCAATTTATTATGTGGTGTAATTAGAGGTGCTTGTGAAATGGTAAGCAACAGAAATTTACAATCAAAGTAGAACCATtctatagctctgtctacactatcaaacaatttgacaaaaaaaagtgtgatgtgcccaaacatggtagtgatatacccaaatatggtagtgatatgacatgtccatatataggcacacatcacatttgtttcacataaagtttgatagtgtagacagagcttatgcCTATGTGTTGTACTGTAAAGTGAGATACGAGACAGACATTCTGAATTGCTTCTGACATTGGATTGGAGTAAAGAttcttcaatttttttaatttttggatCATAATTGTTTTTCAGGTCCAAATGGAAGTAAATGTACGATTTGTTCAAGATGTACTTAAAGGAGATAACCAGACagaaattaaagtaaaatttatCAAACGGTTAGAAGATGCACTCCCAGCAGGAGAGGAGTGAGGTGAATGAAGTGTTACCTCTCAACAACTCAactatattatcattatttgtacTATGATTATTGCACTTTACCTAATATGTGCATTACTATAGTATATAATACCCCAATTATTAAAACCAGTTGTGCACCTAAGATTTGTAAAATGGGTGTGTACTGATGATGAAACCACACCCAAAATGCAGCACTAGTGATGATTTGAGACCACACCCAAAATGGTTTAAACAGCACTATTGATGATTGAGACCACACCCAAAATGGTTGAAACAGCACTAGTGATGATTTGAGACCACACCCAAAATGGTTTAAACTGCACTAGTGATGATTGAGACCACACCCAATCTCATCTAATATGGTTGGAACCACACCTAAAATGGTTGAGACCACATCCAAAATGGTTGAGACCACATCCAAAATGGTTTAGACCACATCCAAAATGCATTAAACTGCACTACTGATGATTGAGACCTCACCTAAAATGGTTGCGACCACACCTAAAATGGTTAAGACCACACCCAAAATGGCTGGGATTAagatgtatatttatttatgtggTTTGAAATTTCCCAAATGCTCAAAAATTTCAGGATTCTTCCACAACAAATTGAGGatgtcattttatttaaaataagtaagaaaataaagaaaactagAAGATCATATTTATCATTAATAGTAAAGTTAAATCTCTTtctgtttttaaaacaaaaatcaataataTGATTATTCCTCCCTCATTCTGTTTTATTTAAGATGTCaccattttaataaatatgtaaatgcaaaaaaaaaacatataaaatattataattatgtaaaatattgtttttccgATTGTATTTGgagaaaagtaaaaataaaagataaatggTCAAGTCTACATTATAGTTATATTGTTATAAGCCTAGTAGTAGGTTTAGAATTGTCTAAGCTTACTTCTAAATTTAAAGAGCAGCGCTTGCACATATAcacatatatttaatattcgaatttatataaaaaaacactaaatatacggtttataatagaataatcattttaatgatattactattaaattagacttgccccaagtctgtatttattgtctttttttatatttatttgtttttatttcgaccgcgattttctctgagtatccaaactcaagtaatacacgtatgaaacgccatatgtgcaaaaatatttatatttttactaatattaagacaaaactccgtctggagcccagactactATTAAATGTACAAATATTTTAAGTTTCCCCAGTTGATGATTTTTTAAAGGTCGCCCTCTATTGGTAGAACCAAGGCAATAACAACATAATGCTTATAGCCCCAAAAATCAAAGCAGGGACGAGTTGTTATCAACTCCCTGATCAAAgtgtttatctgtggctgcgacacgatcagttacacgccccttaacagacaccgcgtagaatatgtacatagtacagtactgttggtatttgtcgcagccagacataagatcaaaggactgttacaagtatCTTGGTCAGGTGTGCTCAGTTGCCTTAGTAGAATCATACGCAACACATTTTACCAAACAATGAGaccaatattattataaaaacggaataaaactacattttttcattaattctgttactttccatttttttaatgtctaGAATGCCAAACTCCATATTTCGTTATGATAAAATCCTGAATCTTACAAATTTCAAGAAGTCCGTTTATAATGTACAAGTAATATACTTGGCACATTTAAAGTATTTACAGCAGCATTAAAATATATTGGCCCAAAGATTTTGAATTCCTCccttttacaaaatatataatgtgtATATCTTTAATTGTCTTCAATCTGAACAACATGGTCAGCATCAGAATGTAGTTCACTTTCACCACGAATTGGTTCCTCTGATCGTGGACTACATTGGTTGATTTCTGCATATACAATGGTGCTTGCTTGAGATATAGGAGATTGTTGGACGTTATTAGGCACACTTGCTGCAGGTATATCTCTTGCAGTAGCTGCATCATTCACCGGTGGTACACTATGTTGTATATTACTGCTTCCTCTTCCATCTGTTGTATCTATTGGTGGCACGACTTTGTTCGATTGTTGACCGGTTTGGTTACCTTGAATAGGTATTCTTCTCGGATCCCTTGGTGTTGTTGTTTTGCTTCTTATCCGATCTCTTTCACCTCGAGTTTTCCGTTTCTTGTATAAATTCTGTTGAGATGATGCACCTATTACATCACTAGCGTTGTTTGAGTTCGG
Encoded proteins:
- the LOC140054497 gene encoding trafficking protein particle complex subunit 3-like — translated: MSRQGSRTTDSKKVSQELFTLTYGSLVAQLVKDYESDEEVNKQLDKMGYNIGVRLVEDFLSRSNVGRCHDFRETADVIAKNGFKMFLGITPTVANWSAGGDEFSLILDNNPLTDFVELPEEHNNLNYSNLLCGVIRGACEMVQMEVNVRFVQDVLKGDNQTEIKVKFIKRLEDALPAGEE